A single region of the Anomaloglossus baeobatrachus isolate aAnoBae1 chromosome 2, aAnoBae1.hap1, whole genome shotgun sequence genome encodes:
- the LOC142285167 gene encoding protein kinase C delta type-like: MEEEMGDKTVDRPSVSPNTDNEQLSGTTPDESPIIVTGVESFTFHKILGEGSYGKVMLATHQACQKQVAVKMVKKRLLVKDSRDEVLIERQVLEMTRKSPFISRAFATFQSQEHVFYAMEYLSGGDLTGFMTTNAPLPIPATRFFAAELICGLQFLHTSGIIHRDIKPDNILLDNNGHLKIADFGLAMMNIFGNAKTSGWAGTLAYMAPEILLEKPYNKAVDWFSAGVVIYEMATGRYPFVEDEIDENIKKALINDDPAFPKELDPHVKAVIEGLLDKSPESRQKFVDNIREHPFFMEINWTEIEGGKAPPPFHLPPPPVMTSDTMKDVNFSKAIKPRMAKKNQKLFCGFTFADDGWKVVKKK, from the exons atggaagaagAGATGGGGGACAAAACTGTTGATAGACCCAGTGTGTCCCCCAATACTGACAATGAGCAGCTCTCAG GTACAACACCAGATGAATCTCCCATCATTGTGACGGGAGtggagagcttcaccttccataaaatccTTGGAGAAGGATCATACGGTAAA GTCATGTTGGCCACACATCAGGCCTGCCAAAAACAAGTGGCAGTGAAAATGGTGAAGAAAAGGCTCCTAGTCAAGGACTCGAGAGATGAAGTCCTGATAGAGCGACAGGTTctggagatgactaggaagagtccattCATTTCTCGGGCTTTTgccaccttccagtcccag gaacACGTCTTCTACGCCATGGAATATCTGAGTGGAGGAGACCTTACAGGCTTCATGACAACTAATGCCCCTTTACCCATTCCAGCCACCAG ATTTTTTGCagctgagctgatctgtgggctgcagtttctccacacCAGTGGCATCATACACAG AGACATAAAACCAGACAACATCTTACTGGACAACAATGGTCATTTGAAgatcgctgactttggtcttgccaTGATGAACATCTTTGGCAATGCAAAAACTTCAGGATGGGCCGGGACGCTTGcatacatggctcctgag ATTCTTCTAGAGAAGCCGTACAACAAagcagtggactggttctctgctggtgtTGTGATATATGAGATGGCTACTGGCAGATATCCCTTCGTTGAAGATGAAATTGATGAGAATATCAAGAAGGCACTGATCAATGATGATCCCGCCTTCCCAAAAGAACTGGACCCCCACGTCAAAGCCGTCATAGAGGGG CTCTTAGATAAGTCACCAGAGAGTCGGCAGAAATTTGTGGACAACATAAGAGAACATCCATTCTTTATGGAGATCAACTGGACAGAAATAGAAGGCGGCAAAGCACCTCCACCATTCCACCTACCACCT ccaccagtgatgacatcagatacaatgaaagatgtcaatttttccaaagccattaaACCACGAATGGCCAAGAAAAATCAAAAACTCTTCTGTGGATTCACATTTGCTGATGATGGATGGAAGGTCGTAAAGAAGAAATAG